A stretch of Gemmatimonas aurantiaca T-27 DNA encodes these proteins:
- a CDS encoding efflux transporter outer membrane subunit: MPEHFAHGRSVVAVLLAASLAGCASAPRGGVATSIAPDSLVRDAGSSDPWWQAFGSPALDTLIAEALRASPSVAAAEATLRQSEELVAARAGMNRYPQADAILGAQQQRVNPAMFGQPGTPREFGLQSATVSVRYRLDLTGGNRRALEALAARSDHQRFQLAGARLTLSAMIATAAVQQAQLSAQLDATQEILRQQEEDLTISGERVRLGAASPDEVLTHRSRVAQTRADLLAQQSLGQQNAHLLAVLAGREPGATLPPRFTLSDLKLPADLPAVVPSEVLRGRPDILAAEALMRAADAEHGVAVARLYPQLDLSASLGTQALTSGVLFGSGSAVWTLLAQLTQPLFNPGLRAEKRASLAAFDAAASHYQGVVLESLRNTADLLVALDHDARVLEELTSADEAARAALTSVQRQYALGSVGYREVLAAGQQAQQVRVALVSARAKQLLDAVALHQAVGGTTATPRDDEPTPKEEPR; encoded by the coding sequence TCCGCGGGGCGGTGTCGCGACGTCGATCGCACCGGATTCCCTGGTGCGCGACGCGGGCTCCTCCGATCCATGGTGGCAGGCATTCGGTTCGCCGGCACTCGACACGCTCATCGCGGAGGCGCTGCGGGCCAGCCCGAGCGTGGCCGCCGCGGAAGCGACGCTCCGGCAATCGGAGGAGCTGGTCGCGGCGCGCGCGGGGATGAACCGGTACCCACAGGCCGACGCGATCCTCGGCGCCCAGCAGCAACGGGTCAATCCGGCGATGTTCGGTCAGCCCGGGACGCCGAGGGAGTTCGGACTGCAGAGTGCCACGGTGAGCGTGCGCTACCGGCTCGACCTGACCGGGGGGAACCGTCGTGCGCTCGAGGCGCTCGCCGCGCGCTCCGATCACCAGCGATTCCAGCTGGCGGGCGCGCGTCTCACGCTGTCGGCGATGATCGCGACGGCGGCGGTGCAGCAGGCGCAGCTGTCGGCGCAGCTGGACGCGACGCAGGAGATCCTCCGGCAACAGGAGGAGGATCTCACGATCAGCGGCGAGCGCGTGCGCCTGGGTGCGGCCTCGCCGGACGAGGTGCTCACGCACCGGTCGCGCGTCGCGCAGACGCGCGCCGACCTGCTCGCCCAGCAGTCGCTCGGGCAGCAGAACGCGCATCTGCTCGCCGTGCTCGCGGGCCGGGAGCCGGGGGCCACCCTGCCGCCGCGGTTCACGCTCTCCGACCTGAAACTGCCGGCGGACCTGCCCGCGGTGGTGCCGTCCGAGGTCCTGCGGGGGCGGCCCGACATCCTGGCGGCGGAGGCGCTCATGCGCGCCGCCGACGCGGAGCATGGCGTGGCCGTCGCGCGCCTCTACCCGCAGCTCGACCTGAGCGCGTCCCTCGGGACACAGGCGCTCACCTCCGGCGTGCTCTTCGGCAGCGGGTCGGCCGTGTGGACCCTGCTGGCGCAGCTGACCCAGCCGTTGTTCAACCCGGGCCTCCGCGCCGAGAAGCGCGCCTCGTTGGCGGCGTTCGACGCCGCGGCGTCGCACTATCAGGGCGTGGTGCTGGAGTCGTTGCGCAACACCGCGGACCTGCTCGTGGCCCTCGACCACGACGCGCGGGTGCTGGAGGAGCTGACGAGCGCGGACGAGGCCGCACGCGCCGCGCTCACGTCGGTGCAGCGTCAATACGCGCTCGGCTCCGTCGGCTACCGCGAGGTACTCGCCGCCGGTCAACAAGCTCAGCAGGTACGCGTGGCGCTGGTCTCCGCGCGGGCGAAGCAGCTGCTCGATGCCGTGGCGCTCCACCAGGCGGTCGGCGGGACCACGGCGACCCCGCGCGACGATGAACCCACCCCGAAGGAGGAACCAAGATGA